The sequence acgttatccccccttaagatcattcTTCGTCGAATGGGAATCATAGCCTAGAAAGAATTCACTAAACCACAAGTTGTTTCGAACAAACACAACGATTCATCTACGAATAATTTTAAAACGCTAGCTCATACCTGccatagggaacaagtgaggatatcttttcttcatgtcctcctccgcttcccaagtagcttcctcagtaTTATGGTTCCGCCACAACACTTTGACCGACGCCACATCCTTCGTcctcaaccttctaacttgacgATCTAGAATCTGAACCGATTTTTCTTCGTAGGATAACCCTTCATTAATTTCAATCTCTTCAGGGTTCAACACATGGGAAGGATCGGGTttgtacaacctcaacatcgaaatgtgaaacaccGGATGCACCATGGCCATATCAGATGGTAACttcaactcataagccaccgtCCCAATTTTCCTAACAATCTCATAAGGGCCTATGAAACGAGGACTGAGCTTGCCCTTTTTACCAAACCGCATTACTCCcttcatcggt comes from Lycium ferocissimum isolate CSIRO_LF1 unplaced genomic scaffold, AGI_CSIRO_Lferr_CH_V1 ctg7327, whole genome shotgun sequence and encodes:
- the LOC132045626 gene encoding uncharacterized protein LOC132045626, which produces MRRLELEFSVDDKVFLKVSPMKGVMRFGKKGKLSPRFIGPYEIVRKIGTVAYELKLPSDMAMVHPVFHISMLRLYKPDPSHVLNPEEIEINEGLSYEEKSVQILDRQASATESVELAAYRLQGIAINAVPVMEIVER